The following coding sequences lie in one Calypte anna isolate BGI_N300 chromosome 7, bCalAnn1_v1.p, whole genome shotgun sequence genomic window:
- the MRAS gene encoding ras-related protein M-Ras isoform X1 → MATSAVPSENLPTYKLVVVGDGGVGKSALTIQFFQKIFVPDYDPTIEDSYLKHTEIDGQWAILDVLDTAGQEEFSAMREQYMRTGDGFLIVYSVTDKASFEHVDRFHQLILRVKDRESFPMILVANKVDLMHLRKITREQGREMATKHNIPYIETSAKDPPLNVDKAFHDLVRVIRQQIPEKSQKKKKKTKWRGDRATGSHKLQCVIL, encoded by the exons ATGGCTACAAGTGCTGTTCCCAGCGAAAACCTTCCCACATACAAGCTGGTGGTGGTTGGAGATGGTGGTGTGGGGAAGAGTGCTCTCACCATTCAGTTTTTCCAGAAGATTTTTGTGCCAGACTACGACCCAACTATCGAAGACTCCTACCTGAAGCACACAGAAATAGATGGGCAATGGGCAATTCTTGATG TTCTGGACACTGCAGGCCAAGAGGAGTTCAGTGCAATGCGGGAGCAGTACATGAGGACTGGGGATGGCTTCCTCATAGTCTACTCCGTGACGGACAAGGCCAGCTTTGAGCACGTGGACCGGTTCCACCAGCTGATCCTCAGAGTCAAGGACAG AGAGTCCTTTCCAATGATTTTGGTGGCAAACAAAGTTGATTTAATGCATTTACGGAAAATTACAAGagaacagggaagagaaatggCAACAAAACATAAC ATTCCCTATATAGAAACGAGTGCCAAGGACCCACCTCTAAATGTTGACAAGGCCTTCCATGATCTTGTGAGGGTAATCAG GCAACAGATCCCAGAGAAAAgccagaagaagaagaaaaagaccaaGTGGCGAGGGGACAGAGCCACGGGCTCCCACAAACTCCAGTGTGTGATTTTGTGA
- the MRAS gene encoding ras-related protein M-Ras isoform X3, giving the protein MREQYMRTGDGFLIVYSVTDKASFEHVDRFHQLILRVKDRESFPMILVANKVDLMHLRKITREQGREMATKHNIPYIETSAKDPPLNVDKAFHDLVRVIRQQIPEKSQKKKKKTKWRGDRATGSHKLQCVIL; this is encoded by the exons ATGCGGGAGCAGTACATGAGGACTGGGGATGGCTTCCTCATAGTCTACTCCGTGACGGACAAGGCCAGCTTTGAGCACGTGGACCGGTTCCACCAGCTGATCCTCAGAGTCAAGGACAG AGAGTCCTTTCCAATGATTTTGGTGGCAAACAAAGTTGATTTAATGCATTTACGGAAAATTACAAGagaacagggaagagaaatggCAACAAAACATAAC ATTCCCTATATAGAAACGAGTGCCAAGGACCCACCTCTAAATGTTGACAAGGCCTTCCATGATCTTGTGAGGGTAATCAG GCAACAGATCCCAGAGAAAAgccagaagaagaagaaaaagaccaaGTGGCGAGGGGACAGAGCCACGGGCTCCCACAAACTCCAGTGTGTGATTTTGTGA
- the MRAS gene encoding ras-related protein M-Ras isoform X2 has protein sequence MATSAVPSENLPTYKLVVVGDGGVGKSALTIQFFQKIFVPDYDPTIEDSYLKHTEIDGQWAILDVLDTAGQEEFSAMREQYMRTGDGFLIVYSVTDKASFEHVDRFHQLILRVKDRESFPMILVANKVDLMHLRKITREQGREMATKHNIPYIETSAKDPPLNVDKAFHDLVRVIR, from the exons ATGGCTACAAGTGCTGTTCCCAGCGAAAACCTTCCCACATACAAGCTGGTGGTGGTTGGAGATGGTGGTGTGGGGAAGAGTGCTCTCACCATTCAGTTTTTCCAGAAGATTTTTGTGCCAGACTACGACCCAACTATCGAAGACTCCTACCTGAAGCACACAGAAATAGATGGGCAATGGGCAATTCTTGATG TTCTGGACACTGCAGGCCAAGAGGAGTTCAGTGCAATGCGGGAGCAGTACATGAGGACTGGGGATGGCTTCCTCATAGTCTACTCCGTGACGGACAAGGCCAGCTTTGAGCACGTGGACCGGTTCCACCAGCTGATCCTCAGAGTCAAGGACAG AGAGTCCTTTCCAATGATTTTGGTGGCAAACAAAGTTGATTTAATGCATTTACGGAAAATTACAAGagaacagggaagagaaatggCAACAAAACATAAC ATTCCCTATATAGAAACGAGTGCCAAGGACCCACCTCTAAATGTTGACAAGGCCTTCCATGATCTTGTGAGGGTAATCAGGTAA